In Cicer arietinum cultivar CDC Frontier isolate Library 1 chromosome 7, Cicar.CDCFrontier_v2.0, whole genome shotgun sequence, the genomic window ACAACATATTGCGTAAACATAATGTCCATCTCATCTGGTGTGGTCGTTTGACCCACTATCTCTAACGGTGAGCCAAGAATGGTTTGGACATGACCATATTGCCGCAATACTCTGTCTGGCAGATGAGCATACATCTTCGGACCCCAACGTATCCACCCTCGAAATAAAGATACATCTTCAAAAGGCCGCTTCAGTCGATGGTCCTCATATGGTGTCCAACAGACCTCATCAACATCAATCTCATCAAGAGCTTTCCTAAATGgaagaaccaaacccttatccCTTTTAGGCTTCCATTTAAGTGCTCTAGGATAGTCTTCAACATAACTAGCAGAAAGTCTACAACAATCTCCACATAATGTAGGAAAATGCTCATAGACCCATGCCTgcacatatataataacatatcattagtttagaatcattaataataaaaaatataaacacaataaacaatcatacaatttaCTTGTAAAAGTGTCAGATACTCTGAAACAGTTCTGGTTTGATGCATGCTGGCTTCTCGAAGATTGTCATAAAGATAAGCAAGAGCAGCTGCACCCCATGCATATCCCCCGCAAGAATTAAGGTCNNNNNNNNNNNNNNNNNNNNNNNNNNNNNNNNNNNNNNNNNNNNNNNNNNNNNNNNNNNNNNNNNNNNNNNNNaatcattaataataaaaattataaacacaatAAACAATCATACAGTTTACCTGTAAAAGTGTCAGATACTCTGAAACAGTTCTGGTTTGATGCATGCTGGCTTCTCGAAGATTGTCATAAAGATAAGCAAGAGCAGCTGCACCCCATGCATATCCCCCGCAAGAATTAAGGTCTCGGAAGCACTCAAGATAGGCAACACTAACTGCGTAGGCACTCTTATCGCTGAAGAGTGTGCAACCGaccaaaaacaacataaatgcTCTCACAGCCATCTACCAACGCTGCTCACGACAACGCTGATGGTATACGTCAAGTAACCAACTATACCTAACTGTGGTTGTCCGCGTCACATTAAATTCAACATAAGCAACACCGTGACTAACTCCAAGAAGCTCTGCCAATATATCTGCACCTTCATCcttgttaaatacattaacactGAAGAATGCACCGGTAATGGGAATATGCAACAAAGATGACACGTCGtccaaagtaatcgtcatttcaccaaTAGGGAGATGAAAGCTACTGGTGTCACGATGCCACCTCTCTACGAATGCAGAAATGATCCATTTGTCGATCATTTCATAGCTGCATTTTAGTAACGAATACAATCCTGAGCTTTTAACCAGTTGCTCAATCTCTTCGTCTTCAATAAcaacttcttttaattttttcccaTTGCTGAACACCCTTAATTCTCCCCGATCTTGAAATTATTTAAGcgaaaaatatatgttaaacataaatgttaaaaaatataatttaacttaatttgatTGAGAAAATTATCTCGCCATCCCAGAGCCGAGTTGCAACATGGTCGCAAAATGTCCTAAGGACAGAACTATCAACCGGACCACCAGGATATCCAACATCCTGTGGAGGTTCATCTATATCAGCTGTTTGGGGTTCAGGTTGTGATTCTTCCTGTTGCCGCTGTACTCGTCGTCGTTGTGCATATATGTTaaacataaatgttaaaaaatataatttaacttaatttgatTGAGAAAATTACCTCGCCATCCCAGAGTCGAGTCGCAACATGATCGCCAAATGTCCTAAGGACAGAACTATCAACCGGACCACCAGGATATCCAACATCCTGTGGAGGTTCATCTATATCAGCTGTTTGGGGTTCAGGTTGTGATTCTTCCTGTTGCCGCTGTACTCGTCGTCGTTGTGCCCTTGCAGAAGCAGTTGGCCTAATACGATGATCG contains:
- the LOC113787651 gene encoding protein MAINTENANCE OF MERISTEMS-like — its product is MHQTRTVSEYLTLLQAWVYEHFPTLCGDCCRLSASYVEDYPRALKWKPKRDKGLVLPFRKALDEIDVDEVCWTPYEDHRLKRPFEDVSLFRGWIRWGPKMYAHLPDRVLRQYGHVQTILGSPLEIVGQTTTPDEMDIMFTQYVVHVVDVGTVV